The genomic stretch AACGCGGCAACCACGATGATCGCAATCAGTCCGCCAATCGACGACATCCGGTCAACCAGATCCCACGCGAGGCTAATGATCGAGTTGAAGTTGATCTGGTCGATATATGTGGAAAGATCAACGGTTTCCACGCCGCGTTCTGCAAGCCAGTTGAGGAACTGAGTAGTGGTGGCTTCGAAATTGCCGGCGTAGTTCATCAGAGTTTGCGGAACGGGCGTGAGCAGCAGCACCGTGACGCCCACGATTCCGAACACGACGACGATGAGCACGATTATCACCACGAGCGCAGCCAACCACGCCGGGGCGCCCTTGCGGATCATCACCTGACCCACCGGGCGCACCGCCAACACGAGCGTGAGCGCCAGGAAGATCGGCGTGAACACCGGCGAGATAAAGTGCAGGCCCGCACCGAGCAGGGTCAGCAGGCCGAGCACGAGCAAAATCTGGAAACCCGACGTGGCTGTATCCGCCGGGGCTGCCACCTCGGGAGTTGTTTGGGAAGACTCCTGGTTCGTCATGCGCCTATCATCTCACGATAGTACGCGGGCGGAATAGCACCACGGTCATACAGCGCGCCTATGGTCGCCAACGGGCGTGTGTAGACGCCGTCGAGCGAGTGGAGCGCCACGGCGTGATGCGTTATTGCGTGATCGTGGCGGCATACTCTTCGTAGTCGGCGGCCTTCGGAATTTGGCGGATGTCGCGAACGCTTACGATGTGGGCGAGGCAGAGGGCCATGAATGCGGAGCCGAGCGCGATCGTCGTCGTATATCCGAGGTGTTCGTAGAGGAAGCCGACGGCGGAAAACACGGCCGAGCTGAGCGCCAGTTCCACAACGCCGATGGCGGAGAACATGCGGCCGAGCTTGGCGTCGGGGACGACGAGCATCTGGATCGACCCCATGGCCGCGCTGCCCGCGGGCAAGAGGAGCATTGCGGGTAGCAGGGCTGCGATTCGGCCGTAGGTGGAGTCGAACGCGCCCATCAAAACAGTGGAGAGCAGCGGAAGTGCGTAGGCGAGAACCACGATCGCGCCGCCGTGCGCCTTTTGGGTGAGCTTGCTTGCGGCAACGGCACCCACGAACACGCCTATCGCGACCGCCGTGTTGACGAAGCCTGCAAATCCCGCGTTCCCTTCTATCTTGACGGTCTCCCACACGCACACCGTGATCATCGCGTTGAACACTGCAAACGCGAGGTTTCCCGAGGTTGCGAGCACGCGCAGGAACCTCATCGAGAACGTGATTTTAAAACCTGCGATCAGTTCGTCGAACGTGAAGCGGGCTTTGGGGGTCTTGGTGGTGGTGGCGTCGGCGTTGGCCTCGTCGTTGGGCGTGGCGTCGTCGCTGGGCTTGACGTCGTTTTTGGCTTTGGCCGCGGCCGGCTTGCCCACCGAATCCGGTAACAAATAGCTTGCGATTGCACCGACGAGGCTCAAGGCGACGTTGACCGTGTAGGGCAGAATTTTCCCGACGCCGAGCAGAAAGCCGGCGATCGGTGGGCCGGTAAATTCGACGACGGCGTCGCGCGCCTGGCCCACGGAGATTGCCTTGGGAAGGATGTTGGCAGGGAGGAAGGAACGGAGCATGACGTCGGTGACGTTTCCGCCGAGGCCTGAGCGGATCCCGAGCCCGATTGCCAGGATCATTGCCGACACGAAGGTGAAGTTGCCGGTGATGAGGAGGACGATCGCGAGGCCGTACCAGAATGCGCCGAGTAACCCGTGCGAGATCGCGATTTTCTTGCGGTCGAAGCGGTCTTGGTACCAGCCGCCGAAGAAGCTCGTGATGCCGGATGCTAGCAGGCCTGCTGAGGTGACGATTCCCGCCTGCGCCGCCGAGCCAGTTTCCGCGATGACGAGCAGCGAAATAACGAAGCCGTGGATCGCGCCCATGAGGGTGAACGTCGTGTCCGCAGTGAACCACTGCGGGTAGCCGCGCTGGCGCCACAGGCTGTTGTTCTGGTTTGTGTGTTGGCTGTGTTGGCTGCTGTGCTGTTCTGGGTGCTGGCTGTCGCTTTCAGTGTGCGCGCGATTCATATTCAGCCTTTCCTATTGGTGCTGAAGTGCTGCTGTGGCGTGGCGTCGTTGCCGCTGTGACGTCGCTGCCGATTTTGGATCATCATAAGAGGTTGGTTTTTTGCGAATCGGGACTATTGGCCCTGCGGAAGCGCGGTGTGGTTCCCGGAATCGGGCGTGACGTGCGGCGCGATTGTACATGGGAGAAAATCGTGCAACGCACCACATTTTATCGAACGGCTGTTCGGATTGTGGTAGGATGGGAGCAGTTCGAAAGGTATTAGTCCAAGATTCGGCTCGGGAGAGGAGGCGGTGGCGATGTTGTTTGACGACGGCGTGGCGAGTTTCAACGCTATGACCGCGCGGGATGACGCTGCGAGCAGTGGTCCCGGAAATCCTCTGGGCGGCCCGCGTCTGGGCGATGAGCATTCGGATGGCGCTCATCTGGATGACACTCATCTGGATGACACTCATCTGGAATCCGTCAGTGCGCATCTAGAATCACCCGCCTCGTCCGACGTGCTTGGTCTTCGAGCAAATGAGCTTGTCGCTAGCCTCGAACAGACTGTGGACGGGCTGGCTGGGATGGATATGCAGTCGTTGAATGCGCGGGTTAAAGGCGACCTGTCGCAGCGTTTGGATACGGCATGGCGGCGCCTGAAGGCTATTCGTTATGACCTCGTCGTGATTGACGAGGCCGAGGTTCCTCAAGAATCTGGTGCGCGCACTCCTACCCAGCTCGAAGTGAAGACTTCGAATGGCGGGTTTATTCAGGCGCGCAAAACAGTGGAGCGGGCGCAGGCGTTACGGGAGGATTTCCCGCTGTTTCGCCAAGCGCTACGGGAGAGCCTCATTTCTGAGGAGCACGTAGATATCGTGCGGCGCTACATCAATACGCCAGAGTTGAAACAAAAGCTGAGCGATCCTACTCACGGCGAAGGGCGCCTGTTGGCATGGGCACGCTCGATGAGCACCCACCAATTCGCCAAGCAAGTTAAAGCATGGGTATATCGATGGGCGCCACGGCAGGCTAATGAGGAGACTCTCCAGCAAACCGTCGAAGAAAAGCTGCATATTTTCCAAAAGCAGGATCACTACGTCATTAACGGCAGGCTCTCACTCCTGAATGGCACCGTGGTTTACAACCTGATTCAGGCGATCACGCGCACGAACCTACGTAACTCGCAGAACGCGGGCAGTGGGCAAAATCCTGCCAGCGAACAAAGCGGCCATGGTGTTCGTCCCGACGATAGCAGCACGCAGCTCCAGCATGATCTTCAACCTTCACAGCAGCAGGCTTCCTTGCACTCTGCGGCTAACTCGGAGTCGCCGAAGGTTACGGCTGCCCAACTTCAGGCCAACGCCCTCGTGGAACTCTGCGCGCGAGTATTGGAAGAGGGAGTCTACGAGGGTTCAGCTCGCACGAGCCCACACGTGTCCGTACACTGCCCTGTTGAAACGCTCGCCGTGGCACAGTCGCGCTACGAAGAAGCGCAGTTGCATGAAGAAGGGGCACGGTTGCATGGAGAAGCGGGCATGATCGGCGCTCCAGCAACCGAATCTAGCGCACACG from Trueperella bialowiezensis encodes the following:
- a CDS encoding MFS transporter, translating into MNRAHTESDSQHPEQHSSQHSQHTNQNNSLWRQRGYPQWFTADTTFTLMGAIHGFVISLLVIAETGSAAQAGIVTSAGLLASGITSFFGGWYQDRFDRKKIAISHGLLGAFWYGLAIVLLITGNFTFVSAMILAIGLGIRSGLGGNVTDVMLRSFLPANILPKAISVGQARDAVVEFTGPPIAGFLLGVGKILPYTVNVALSLVGAIASYLLPDSVGKPAAAKAKNDVKPSDDATPNDEANADATTTKTPKARFTFDELIAGFKITFSMRFLRVLATSGNLAFAVFNAMITVCVWETVKIEGNAGFAGFVNTAVAIGVFVGAVAASKLTQKAHGGAIVVLAYALPLLSTVLMGAFDSTYGRIAALLPAMLLLPAGSAAMGSIQMLVVPDAKLGRMFSAIGVVELALSSAVFSAVGFLYEHLGYTTTIALGSAFMALCLAHIVSVRDIRQIPKAADYEEYAATITQ
- a CDS encoding HNH endonuclease signature motif containing protein codes for the protein MLFDDGVASFNAMTARDDAASSGPGNPLGGPRLGDEHSDGAHLDDTHLDDTHLESVSAHLESPASSDVLGLRANELVASLEQTVDGLAGMDMQSLNARVKGDLSQRLDTAWRRLKAIRYDLVVIDEAEVPQESGARTPTQLEVKTSNGGFIQARKTVERAQALREDFPLFRQALRESLISEEHVDIVRRYINTPELKQKLSDPTHGEGRLLAWARSMSTHQFAKQVKAWVYRWAPRQANEETLQQTVEEKLHIFQKQDHYVINGRLSLLNGTVVYNLIQAITRTNLRNSQNAGSGQNPASEQSGHGVRPDDSSTQLQHDLQPSQQQASLHSAANSESPKVTAAQLQANALVELCARVLEEGVYEGSARTSPHVSVHCPVETLAVAQSRYEEAQLHEEGARLHGEAGMIGAPATESSAHDIPPNIHPNIHPDLGRKLGQIKPGISAEFFTGLEPARLDDGTPLSPAQLQTIIADSQISRVVFGQGSEVLDLGRQARLASPAQARAIRARDKHCQYPGCSHPFPACRIHHAHYWERGGPTDLNNMVLVCWYHHALIHQLDLTATHYEHGWVFTTPEGKTIT